A region of Bombilactobacillus folatiphilus DNA encodes the following proteins:
- a CDS encoding glycoside hydrolase family 1 protein, giving the protein MSRTMPESFLWGNSTSSMQTEGAFDEGGKGKSVYDTYPATAHSSDWHVAIDEYHRYLEDFDLMAQQGINCYRFQISWSRVNPQGDGDFNSEGIDFYSRMIDELLARGIQPMICLYHFDMPLHLAEKYNGFIDRHVVKAFVRYAQKMIDLFGDRVQYWLTFNEQNLYLTTQGFKISGYLHGPRSSAELFKITHHLFVAHAQIANYLHAKTNAQIGGMLAYSEVYPVSADPKDNLFARQIDEFMNKNFLDVFVNGKYSTEVQQFIANQQIDIDWQTSDQALFNQLSSDFIAFSYYQSLTISSRLVPAGMAPNLYLDYGAKENPFLNVNEWGWSIDPLGFRDVLSKTYNQYHIPMFPIENGLGVREEYHGEILQDDYRIAYHRAHLQALQDAMFEDGVQVLGYLGWGLIDIPSSSGNMDKRYGMVYVNRTNHDLRDLQRIPKQSYWWFQKVIQSNGANLD; this is encoded by the coding sequence ATGTCGAGAACAATGCCGGAATCATTTTTGTGGGGGAATTCGACTTCGAGTATGCAAACCGAAGGTGCCTTTGACGAGGGAGGTAAAGGTAAGTCTGTTTATGATACATATCCAGCGACGGCTCATAGTTCTGATTGGCATGTTGCGATTGATGAATATCATCGCTATCTTGAAGATTTCGATTTAATGGCTCAACAAGGAATTAATTGTTACCGATTTCAAATTTCTTGGAGTCGCGTGAATCCGCAAGGTGACGGTGATTTTAATTCTGAAGGAATTGATTTTTATTCACGTATGATTGATGAATTGTTGGCACGGGGAATTCAGCCGATGATTTGTCTCTATCATTTTGACATGCCGCTGCATTTAGCCGAAAAGTACAATGGTTTTATTGATCGTCATGTTGTAAAAGCATTTGTGCGTTACGCTCAAAAAATGATTGATTTATTTGGTGATCGAGTCCAATACTGGTTAACTTTTAATGAACAAAATTTATATTTAACGACCCAAGGATTTAAAATTTCGGGTTATCTTCATGGTCCTAGATCCTCAGCGGAATTGTTTAAAATTACTCATCATTTGTTTGTAGCACATGCTCAGATTGCCAATTATTTACATGCCAAAACGAATGCTCAGATTGGTGGCATGTTGGCTTATAGTGAAGTCTATCCTGTATCTGCTGACCCCAAGGATAATTTATTTGCGCGCCAAATTGATGAATTTATGAATAAAAATTTTTTGGATGTGTTTGTCAATGGAAAATATTCCACGGAAGTTCAACAATTTATCGCTAACCAGCAAATTGATATAGACTGGCAAACGAGTGATCAAGCACTATTTAATCAGCTATCTAGTGATTTTATTGCTTTTAGCTATTATCAAAGTTTGACAATTAGTAGTCGCTTAGTCCCAGCGGGGATGGCTCCAAATTTGTATTTGGATTATGGTGCTAAAGAAAATCCATTTTTGAATGTGAATGAGTGGGGTTGGTCGATTGATCCGTTAGGTTTTCGGGATGTCTTGAGTAAAACTTATAATCAATATCACATACCAATGTTTCCGATCGAAAATGGCTTGGGAGTACGGGAAGAATATCATGGTGAAATCTTACAAGATGATTACCGCATTGCATATCATCGAGCCCATTTGCAAGCACTGCAAGATGCTATGTTTGAAGATGGGGTTCAAGTGTTAGGTTATTTGGGCTGGGGCTTGATTGATATTCCGAGCTCATCGGGTAATATGGATAAGCGCTATGGAATGGTTTATGTGAATCGAACAAATCATGATTTGCGTGATTTACAGCGAATTCCGAAGCAAAGTTATTGGTGGTTTCAAAAGGTAATCCAAAGTAATGGTGCTAATTTGGATTAA
- a CDS encoding metal-dependent hydrolase family protein, with translation MTTFIKNISLFDGLHEQFEENAYLGFDPRTGKITELGTGQFVCDATDSVVDGKNQYLLPGLINAHTHIMWDPNANKLEYLSESEVTVNALHNLKLLLNAGVTYIRDCGSAFGIDVKLARLIQQGQISGPDIIASGRPMSMTGGHGDLIEGAHGEVVWGHLVDSKDAMRQAVREEFKHGVKNIKVMATGGVMSATDEIDDIELSESELSVAVAEAHTKHMTVAAHAQGNQGITNALRAGVDSIEHGIYLDERQAQYMKDHHIFLVPTLNAPTCIAEQGVGILPDYMLRKNDQVKDDFFQNMRMAFKLGVPIVVGTDAGTSFNQFDTGTAKEMALLVSVGATNAQALQAATRYAAELLRIDEAYGTLEVGKNADLLLLDQNPLEDITAMEYAQKRVYKNGHLV, from the coding sequence ATGACAACTTTTATTAAAAATATTTCTCTGTTTGATGGTTTGCATGAGCAGTTTGAAGAAAATGCTTATCTAGGTTTTGATCCCCGAACAGGCAAAATTACAGAATTGGGTACGGGTCAGTTTGTTTGTGATGCGACAGATTCGGTCGTTGATGGTAAAAATCAATATCTATTGCCCGGGTTGATCAACGCACACACGCATATTATGTGGGATCCTAATGCCAATAAATTAGAATATTTATCTGAGAGTGAAGTAACCGTCAATGCGTTACACAATTTGAAATTGCTGTTAAATGCTGGTGTGACCTATATTCGAGATTGTGGGAGTGCCTTTGGAATTGATGTCAAATTAGCTCGCTTGATTCAGCAAGGTCAAATTAGCGGTCCAGATATTATAGCTTCTGGTCGACCAATGTCGATGACTGGTGGACACGGAGATCTTATTGAAGGCGCCCATGGTGAAGTTGTTTGGGGACATCTTGTAGATTCCAAGGATGCTATGCGTCAAGCTGTTCGTGAGGAATTCAAACATGGTGTTAAAAATATTAAAGTAATGGCGACAGGTGGTGTGATGTCGGCCACTGATGAGATTGACGATATCGAATTAAGTGAATCAGAATTGAGTGTGGCAGTCGCAGAAGCACATACAAAGCATATGACAGTGGCTGCACACGCCCAAGGTAATCAGGGCATTACTAATGCTTTGCGAGCAGGTGTCGATTCTATTGAACATGGAATTTATCTAGATGAACGACAAGCTCAGTATATGAAAGATCATCATATATTTTTGGTGCCTACGCTCAATGCGCCAACTTGTATTGCTGAACAAGGTGTAGGTATTTTGCCTGATTATATGTTACGTAAAAATGATCAAGTCAAAGATGATTTTTTTCAAAATATGAGAATGGCTTTCAAACTGGGGGTACCTATAGTTGTTGGGACAGACGCAGGCACGTCGTTTAATCAGTTTGATACAGGCACAGCAAAGGAAATGGCGTTGTTGGTTTCCGTCGGTGCGACGAATGCTCAAGCTTTACAGGCAGCAACGCGTTATGCGGCAGAATTGTTACGGATTGATGAGGCTTATGGTACTTTAGAAGTAGGCAAGAATGCTGATTTATTATTGCTAGATCAAAATCCATTGGAAGATATTACCGCTATGGAATATGCTCAAAAACGAGTTTATAAAAATGGACATTTAGTTTGA